attttaccCGTAAGGCATTGCTTTATGAAACCGGCATTCCATTTTAAATTCCTCTTAAAAATTGTTCTTGGGTTAACAATCCTGTCTACCTTGTAGTGGCTTCTTGAGCAAAATTTATAACAAGCTAAACACAAACGAGCACCATACAACAACCAGAAAATGGAAAACAGTTAACAGAAAATAATACATTTACCACACATGATTAAGGCAAATGAAAGGCTGCAATCTGCATGtaggaaatgaaaaaaagaaaggactATAATCTGCATTTTATTCAGCCCGCACACTTGAAAAATAGTAAATGTGTAGTACCATTTGATTCATCAGCTAAACCCCAGGCCAGCAATGTACACCTAGCATGACTAATTGTCGCCCTGTCTCAGCATCCGCAAAATAGTAAGGAACAGGTTTAGAATGTCCAGATAAAGATTAACAGAGGCCCAGATGTACTCATCATAAGTGTAGCGCTTGATTAGGTTGTCGGTGTCATAAACAATGTAGCCCGAGAAAATTATAGCACCAATTGCACCATAAATAGCAACAGATGCTGAGCCAAGAGGGAAGAACATCTACATAGCAACACAGGGACCACCAAGTCAGACCAATAATGCCCATGCACTTGCATGAgaatatattcatatttaacTAGTTCAGAACATAGCCAGGTAAATTAAAGTAGACATCTTACCTGGATAAACCCAGTAAGGATAAGGACAAAGAGGCTGGTGAATAAGATTGGTCCAAGATAGCTGAAGTCCTTGCCCTTCTTGGATGCCCAGAAGGTGTAACCAGTTAAGGAGGAAACCACAGCTGAGGTTAAAATTAATGCTTCAAGCACAAGTCTTCCTGCAGGTACCCCAATGCAAAAGAATAAATCCTAAGATCCTGTATTTCACCCTTGAATTCACAGCAGGCAATCTAATGGGAGAAAGAAATAAACTTACCATCAGTGTTAGCACAGCTTACTCCAACTGTGAGGCTCAACGACAAGGTGAACAATCCAAGGAAGATAAAGTTCAAGGGATGCTTTTGTTGATACATATACAGCGGCCACAGCACTGCAAAGACACAGGTTAGTTAAGACGATGAAGCTAGACTATCGATAATGAAAGCAAGAAACAGAGTCCTCGAGAAAGTGAAATTGAATAAGGGTAACACAGCATATGTAAAGCTCAACTTTGCATAAGCCAACCATTCAAGTAATCTACATCTCTAGCTAAGAGGATCACCAACTTCAGCCTTCAAACAATAATTCTTCTTTTAGTGGTGAGTTAAACATGATGCACCTGATAAACCTTAAACCAACAAGCACACCCTCTGCCAGTTTTTCTGGGTGGAGGCGTCATTTGAGCTAGAAATAATGAGTTTCGGAGAGCTCCAGAAAAAAGTTGTCTACAATAGCTCACTCAAAATCATAAATAGAACTTCAACTGCACGTAGTTAGGTTGAAATTTTCCCCCTTGAGAATCCCACTAGCAACAACAAATCTccaattatttcaatttttttggtgGTGGATAATGATATTGGATAAATCCATAGGTTTACGTTAAATAGGCATACATAAACAAGAAGTGATAATGGGGATTCTCATGTCCTAATCTCAGGCTTTTCTAATAAGCAAGCGTCGAATCCCCGGAAATGAGAACATGGTAACAGCGACCAAACTCAGATATACCGcgaaaaaatgaacaaaaaaatcaaaagaaaatacacAAATAATGAAGCGCGAGGAAAATTCGAAGCCCAAGCGAGGATCTGAAGGGGCTAGGCTACGTACAGATGAAGGGGAGGAACATGAGGAAGAGCAACAGCCCGGAACTGCCCCTGAGGAGATCGTTGACGGAAGGGGAAAGAACGGTGACGGAAGAGACAATGGTGGTGAGGAGGAGCTGGGCGGCGAGTATCCCGTAGACCTTGCGGATAAAGCCCCATCGGAGCTGGTTGTCACCGTGGCTTAGACCCGGGTACAGGGTCTCCCCGGACTCTAGATCTACCTCCCCACCACCACCCTTCGTGCTCACACCCGCGTATCCgtacatcctctctctctctctctcggccgGGAGATGGGTGAAAAAAGTAATATGGAAGGTAGCTTTCGCTTGTCAGCGAGGTAAAGACAACGAGGGCTCCCAAATTTTCTAGGTGACTTCGtgattcaaaataaattaaaattttacctttttctatacaatttttcttttttataatttacaaaataataaagtgatgcataaacaattaaaatattattataaatttatctaatttaaaattattttaaaaaatctattttatatatatatatatattatttttaataaaatggcataattatattgattaattataaaataaattttaaaataattatatatttttaataaaatttcatgattatattcatttattataaaataagttttaaaataattataagtacTTTATTATCCATATAATTATAAGAATAATGTTATGACCAATGTTTTAAAATCCATACATCAATCAATTTGATTGAagattataaatagttttgaaaaaagttaaattttttgagttttaaaatatattttctactatttttaattttagttaaaatgtGCCAACCTTCTCTTGTGCTTATAGTGTTTGTATTGAGTCTTGACATGACGTGAGTTTCGTTAGTGGAAAAAACAAAATGtcaacaaaaaaattcaaatgatcATAGTCAAAAGCACacgaaataaaaaaacacatacaTGATTTAAGATTATAAACCCAAAAAGAATGATgtttttgtaattataattactttttaaaaaggtttttatttttaattttataatatttttatatatttttagttttcattcaacaagcatcaatatTCTATTTATGTTATTGTGGCATTTGAACTGGCTTAGGTCCTATTTGAAACTTGAATCGAactaaaatcaactcaatttaatctaatttaaaattgagtctaatatctaaatacctcactttcaaatcattaaacgcatctcaactcaaaatctctttatacgTAAAATtcacaactttttttaactcaacatatatttatatgggggacccacaacctttttcaacttcctataaatatatctaaattcattttaacattcaaacacatttaAACTTATCTTAGGTAGACCTTACAAAACTTACtccatcatctcaactcactattatttataaaaaattcaattcattttaatttaactcAACATAGATGAAACCTTAATGCGAGTTTTGTTAGCAAGAATAACACAAAACTAATGAAGAGATCAAAATATTCGCAATTTAAATAaagagtaaaaaatttaaagttacTATTTAAGTATATCTATCTAAACCCAAACCGCATAAAAGATTTaatgcaaataaaatataaaaggtaAATAATAGTTGGCATGAAAAATGAACCGAATTCTGTcccattttctattttattatttttttcaattttcaaataaaaaatatttcaataacaaaatttattgaagaaattgaaaaaatgatcaATTGTCATGCCATTTTGCATAATCCTAATGACAGATTGAGATTTGACAGTAGGCCTTAATGATGTCATGTTTTACAGTTTGAGCAGTTACATGTAAGCtcaatgtgatgacccgcttttaagtgtatttttgtttaaatggttgtttttattttaattaatatatcagttatttattttaatttatttgcattttaaaattggtttttaatttaattgatgttgtgttttatttcttttagttgtttttgtggtttttaatctttttcggcggtttgctTCGTTTtcccagagtgaggattggacctcatttcttttcacatcttttttctttttctctttttttctttttttctttttccttcttttctttttcctttcttttttcttttttcttctttttcttttttttctttctctcccccgCATCCAAACCccccagctctctctctctcttccctctccctcacgccggacgtcccttcaacagcccagaccgccgccgtccggccaccgttcggccctccaccggtcccattctcttcccctccctccggtgcaccacccctccaaagcccacccccaaccggccggccgtttggccgaaaaagctccaagaagggcgcacggattttgctccgattcgccgccgtcgctccacctccggccaccacttcttcaccacttcatcaccgactccttgccgtcctaatccacccatttccggcctccaatgaccaccggaacagctcccacgagcttagtttccgatttgggtttttggccatttttcggcgattccgccgccacccacgaccgttcatcacttccaatagcttcacaaccatccctagaccattccctatcaatttcgtgtcctagtttgtccccgttcaaaagtgggtttttcacaacccacggccgcagtgaattttcactgtgacgttgcttttccggcgccgtttgcaacgccgcttgttttctaaaattttcgtatagcactgtaagtattttccaaaccctattttcagatttaaatatatattgctctttcaattaattaatttgctggttggttgattccggactgagtccgaggagttcgggggtcggatggatggaggacggagttgcttgttttattgttttatgatggttggttattttattatgcattgatatggcatttcatggtgcatgcacgtgtgtttttgtttatgtgtgaaaagcctgtgtattggcgtaagtggtcttacgggtgcgtgtgtatcacgaccccaagccgggatggggaattatcccggtggagctcctctggtcactcgggagcggaataaactgagtgatgtcccctgagttgtcgctagacgggagcgggggctaggggttgcttggctacgaacgcgccgggcgcggaaccgagcatcgctctacgcaccgactccgtggcccttcgctggtgagggctagaggatgcttggctacgaacgtgcggggcacggaactgggcatcgctcgttaggtgtcacatgcgtgatggtactctgcggtgtggcactggagccagggtgtgcggataacccctaggggaggtcatggtgcatacggataaaatatgtgattttggcgtgtgtggaaaactgtgtctttgggttttgtgcattgggcatggtacatgcatattgttggagttctatatgtgttgttatctggtagtgtttgggttttacttacctgcggtaccgtttttggttccgtagcttttggtgcaggagatgaggatgaggaggaggaggctgagcccgaggatgcggctccgccgggttgctgatgttatgcttttctttatggttttaaaactgtatttgtgttttgtaatattttatctatgtacgttttaaacagcttgtattacgttaagaaaaattctggtacttagttatgactttcgttatccgctgcgtgttctttcgtgcatatttgttgcctttgcacacactcggcacccgtcgataggatggtgacctgggttgtcaccatccggacgtctcgatttccccgtgttcgggcgtagggatttgggggcgtcacaggtggtatcagagcggtttggctctgggtaaaaccacgtcccgtaggtagtaccagaatgtttttaaagttgtgttttgaaaattatgttaagtatagttgttttatttgtttgggcttgtttgtttgtttttattttatttagttatgttttggcatgttggtttcttttatctcttgctgtgtagtgctgtttttgtttttgttggtttatgatggttttatttgttttcttaaaggagggtcaagagtggtgttgtgacaggaaaatggggagaccagggagaccaaggaaaaatactcaggagccacgggacaatacctccagggatgactccatagccgaagcaattcggcagatgacggagtttatgcaacagagtgcgaggtctcaacaggcagggccttggccaccacaaggaccttggccaccacaagggggtccttggccaccatcaggagggccttgtccaccatcaggagggccttatccaccgtcaggagagccttgtccgcaacaagaagggtattggccacaaccaggaggtccctggccatatcagggagggccttggatgtatccaggagggtccagtagcatggtgcaagccgaatgcacctatgagcgcttcttggcgcataggactccacacttcacgggaaatgaggatccacttcaggctggaaaatggatcaaagatctggagaagacttttgaggtgtgtgggtgcactgagggacaacaagtactttacgccagctatctcttgcaaggtatcgcttctgattggtgggataccaagagggtgctgttggaatctgaactgggatctttcgctgcggtgacctggcagcgtttcaagaaggagttcaatgaccacttctttcctgcatcggtaaggaagcaaaaggcaagagagttctccaatctggtccaagggggcgcgacagtggagctgtacgcccggaggttcatagaacttgagcggtttgctcctcaccttgtcgccacttaggagatgcgagcagatcgtttccaggaggggctgcgtcatgacatacgccgtatggtggtcagccatcggatatccacttttcaggaattagtggatgtggctacccttgtggagcgggaaaataatctgagtgtgggttcccctccagggcataagaggcggagtttttctggtgaaggaagcagctcgggttcgccccagaagtttgttcagcggaccggaactcgacctcctaCGTcatcaggtgttcgtatgggaggacgggtgcctatttgtggagcttgtaatagagctcatgagggcgagtgtcggatgagtagcggaccccagtgttaccggtgcggccaagtgggacatatcgctcgggattgctccgtcagagttcaagaaagccgtggaggtagacacggtggaagaaccaacccgagacaagcagtgcaagtagggctgagcagaaatccgaaaatctgactccgactccgactccgctccgactccgacaagtcggagtcggagtcggagtcggagtttttttctccctggaagtcggagtcagagtcggagtcggaggtagaggtgtcccgactccgatccgatccgactccgactccgacacacCGACtacgactccgactccgactcagatattgtgcatattttataaaaatatttgttatcaatatattaacatctaataaataataatctataaacattataatgaataatataagttaatatagttactataagttaatttacattactaatttactataagttagtaagttactataagttaatatagttattagttacactataagttactaattactataccttatatagttaatttacattactaatttactataagttactataagttaatatagttactatataagttaccataccttatatagttaatttacattactaatttactataagttactatataagttactataccttatatagttaatttacattactaatttactataagttactatataagttactatagcttattttatattttacattactagtttactataagtcaatatataatatatagttatatatatactatatatattaagggcttgtatagtatatagttactatactatgtatagtaattaactatacttatataatatatatagttatacttatataatataatatatatagttatatattaacttactaattaactatatttatataatatatatatagttatacttatataatataatatatatagttatatattaacttagtaattaactatacttatataatatattggaggagtacttatatactataatatatatagttatatattaacttactaattaactatatttatataatatattggaggagtacttatataatataatatatatagttatatattaacttactaattaactatatttatataatatattggaggagtacttatatactataatatatatagttatatattaacttaccaattaactatatttatataatatattggagcagtacttatatactataatatatatagttatatattaacttaccaattaactatatttatataatatattggagcagtacttatataatataatatatatagttatatattaacttactaattaactatatttatataatatatatatagttatacttatatactataatatatatagttatatattaacttactaattaactatatttatataatatatatatagttataactgtTGGCaacaaacggcgccgtttgaggttaaaataaccccaaacggcgccgtttgggtgCAACAGTTATAAACATTTCACTTCCCCCCaacaaacggcgccgtttggggttaaaataaccccaaacggcgccgtttctgtGCAACCCATTAGGGTTCCCCCCCCCCTCGCTGTCACTTATCACTTTCCTTCCTCCTCAGCCGTTTCCTCTCATTACTTTCCTTCGAATCCTTCCTCTGCCGTTTCCTCTCATCACTTTTCTTCCTCTCATCTGAGTCATCTCAAGCTCTCATCTGAGTGCCGGAGCTCCTCCGTCGTTTCTGTGCAACCCAGGTGcctctctcacctctcatctcagattctctctcccccccgattccctcccctccccggcTCCCCCTGCGCCGGAATCCCATTTACTGGGTTTGTTTTTTAACTGGGTAAGTTACCCCCTGCGCCGAATCCGCCGaatccctcccctccccctgcgcCGAAACCATACCTTactgggtttgttttttttgaAGATTTCTCACCGGCTCCgtcccgactccgctccgacaagtcggagccgGAGCCGGAGCGGAGCATATACCCTTCGGagccggagtcggaggtcgCACTCGGCCTCcaacaaagtcggagtcggagtcggacgACCCAGATACCGACTCCGGTTgtgtcggtgctcagccctaagtgcaagcccgggtttatgctgtcacacccgaagaggtggatgatgaggcaccagcgacccatgatgctggagtaatcacaggtatggattaatttaatttttaagttggatttaatttttgatgcattcggtttcttc
This genomic interval from Carya illinoinensis cultivar Pawnee chromosome 2, C.illinoinensisPawnee_v1, whole genome shotgun sequence contains the following:
- the LOC122300489 gene encoding BI1-like protein; translated protein: MYGYAGVSTKGGGGEVDLESGETLYPGLSHGDNQLRWGFIRKVYGILAAQLLLTTIVSSVTVLSPSVNDLLRGSSGLLLFLMFLPFILLWPLYMYQQKHPLNFIFLGLFTLSLSLTVGVSCANTDGRLVLEALILTSAVVSSLTGYTFWASKKGKDFSYLGPILFTSLFVLILTGFIQMFFPLGSASVAIYGAIGAIIFSGYIVYDTDNLIKRYTYDEYIWASVNLYLDILNLFLTILRMLRQGDN